The proteins below come from a single Corylus avellana chromosome ca3, CavTom2PMs-1.0 genomic window:
- the LOC132173346 gene encoding protein BOBBER 1-like codes for MVTISDYQEDQQSSSFTFNAVLEPSNPLGFLESAFNFVSQNSNLFKTDSAEKQITSLAHSIKERIEAEEAAEKKRLKEEAKKKAAYEKEQEKQEKLVPNTGNGMARENYFWGQSLQEVTINVPIPPGTKSSAVLCDIKTNYLKIGLKGQPPIIDGELYKAVKVNDWFWSLEDRREISVQMSKRDQTEWWKSLLKGRPEIHTQMLTKLSDVDIETRTAVEKMEFELRRKQLGRPTSDEIQK; via the coding sequence ATGGTCACCATCTCCGATTACCAAGAAGATCAACAATCTTCCTCCTTCACTTTCAATGCGGTTCTTGAGCCATCAAACCCTCTTGGGTTCTTGGAATCTGCTTTCAACTTTGTCTCTCAGAATTCCAATCTGTTCAAGACAGACTCTGCCGAGAAACAAATCACGTCGTTGGCTCATTCAATCAAGGAAAGAATCGAGGCTGAAGAGGCGGCTGAGAAGAAGCGTTTGAAAGAAGAAGCCAAGAAGAAGGCCGCTTATGAGAAAGAACAAGAGAAGCAGGAGAAACTTGTTCCAAACACAGGAAACGGCATGGCTAGGGAGAATTATTTTTGGGGTCAGTCTCTTCAAGAGGTCACCATCAACGTTCCAATCCCTCCCGGAACAAAATCCAGCGCCGTTTTGTGCGACATAAAGACGAATTATTTGAAGATTGGGCTTAAGGGTCAGCCACCAATTATCGACGGGGAGCTATATAAGGCGGTGAAAGTTAACGATTGGTTTTGGAGTTTGGAAGATCGGAGGGAAATTTCTGTTCAGATGAGCAAGAGAGACCAGACAGAGTGGTGGAAGTCTTTGTTGAAGGGCCGTCCGGAGATTCATACCCAGATGCTGACCAAGTTGTCTGACGTGGACATTGAAACTCGTACTGCCGTGGAGAAGATGGAGTTCGAACTGAGACGAAAGCAGTTGGGACGTCCGACCAGCGATGAGATCCAAAAGTAA